From Nicotiana tabacum cultivar K326 chromosome 20, ASM71507v2, whole genome shotgun sequence, one genomic window encodes:
- the LOC142174786 gene encoding uncharacterized protein LOC142174786, with protein MITDIEAVTSAQETQGQRVQQGSTVVEENRTLKQQMTKMRQAWANGQGQPCHESQFATQQEQYHYPEYHSYLFDLPANIEKPTRKRVQEEITQRVKRLEQRLKNTQAMAGQKSVAFRDLCMFPDVHLPPGFKIPKFEKYNGHGDPIAHLKRYCNQLRGVGRNEELLIAYFGESLTGVASEWFLDQDTSCWYVWDDMARAFVKQFQYNIDIAPDRISLSNLKKKPTESFREYAIKWREQAARAKTPMDDHELITVFLQAQEPDYFQYMTSAVGKSFPKAIKMGEMVENGLKTGRIISQTALKAAAQAVQIESGNTNERDEEIMVISGSRRGPRRTSRRYVQPHQVFHDPPKHYYPPLNPSYSPPNHPRKRARVSQNLHQPPQNFQLTCNPHPSQGYRREQKLKDSFTPIGESYASLFEKLKQHDMIAPIPPNQVDRRARSFDSSKRCEYHSNALGHNVENCRDLKREIERMIQENLIQDSGTQNITLHPLHEEAHLVGMMPCDMGYGNTLGNLLTEVEDTEADSGHGNMDAKLSG; from the coding sequence atgataactgacatcgaagctgttacgagtgctcaagagactcagggtcagagggttcaacaagggtctactgtggttgaggaaaatagaacactgaaacaacaaatgaccaaaatgcgtcaagcctgggccaatggccaaggacagccttgtcacgagtcacaatttgctacacagcaagaaCAGTACCACTATcccgagtaccactcgtacttgtttgatcttcctgcaaacatcgAGAAGCCTACCCGAAAGAGGGTACAGGAAGAAataacccaaagagtgaaaagattagaacaacggttgaaaaacacgcAAGCAATGGCAGgacaaaagagtgttgccttcagagatctatgcatgttccccgatgtccacttgcctcCTGGCTTCAAGatccccaaatttgaaaagtacaatggacatggagaccccatagcccacctgaaaaggtattgcaaccaattgagaggtgtgggaagaaatgaagaattgcttatagcttattttggggaaagcctcacgggtgtagcatctgaatggtttttggatcaagacacatcttgctggtacgtctgggatgacatggcacgggcctttgtcaaacaatttcaatacaacatcgacatcgccccagaccgcatttccctttctaacctaaaaaagaaaccaactgaaagtttcagggaatatgccatcaaatggagagagcaggcagctaGAGCTAAgacacccatggatgaccacgagttaatcactgtctttctgcaagctcaagagccagattattttcaatacatgacatccgcagtgggtaaatccttcccgaaagcaatcaaaatgggagaaatggtggagaacggtcttaagacaggcagaattataagtcaaacagctctcaaagctgcagctcaagctgtccaaattgaatctggTAACACGAATGAGAGGGATGAAGAAATCAtggtgatatcagggtcgagaagaggtcctaggagaacatctcgaaggtatgtgcAGCCTCATCAGGTTTTCCATGACCCCCCTAAGCATTACTATCCACCTCTGAACCCCTCATACTCACCACCAAATCACCCAAGAAAGCGAGCACGGgtatcacaaaatctccaccagcctccgcAAAATTTTCAGTTAACttgtaacccacatccaagccaggggtatagaagggaacaaaagttgaaagatagttttacaccaataggagagtcctatgcaagcttatttgagaagttaaaacaacatgacatgattgcacccattcctccaaatcaggtggaccgacgtgcgagaagctttgactcatctaaaaggtgtgaataccactccaatgctctggggcacaatgtggaaaattgtcgggatttgaaaagagaaatagaaaggatgatccaggaaaatttgATTCAAGACAGTGGCACCCAGAATATCACGTTGCATCCCTTACATGAGGAGGCACACTTGGTGGGGATGATGCCCTGTGACATGGGGTATGGGAATactcttgggaacttgttgactgaagtTGAAGATACTGAAGCAGATAGTGGTCATGGCAATATGgatgcaaagcttagtggctaa